ACCTTGACCATAAGAAATAAAAGTGTTATGGAGTAGTCAATTTCACACTCCTATCGTATATCATATCGCTATTATTTCCCAAAGACATAAATCTTGTAGAAATAATTGATACACTCAGATATTGCAGATGCTACctgtcaaatatattttgattaactTCAATACGAAATGTCAGTGCTAGAGAGCTTTAAATGTTGATATtgcatttcattttcattttcaagtaGCTCAACTTTTTAAGTCTATTCATAACACCTCGAATTTCCCATTAATCTAAGATATGACTGTTATACAAAAGCTCATAAAAGAAATCGGCTTGTTATTTTGACATCTGACACGAgtttggtataaaaaaaaatcttcagtcAGGCTTGATTggggaaaaaaaagaatttagcatcaaataaagtacaaagttgaatatcataattccCCAATGAGAAAAATAGATGTAAAAgctttaaaaaattgatatattttcatttcattttctatatccccacaacaaaaaaacactgaGTACACATCTGTCAGAAGTCGCAGTTATTGACAGTtggttcaaagccaataacaacaaTTCAATTTATTCTGAGAAAAGTATTGTACATACGTTGTGGTTTATAATGATTTAAAGaacaaatcatattttaacCACAGACTGCATAATTAGATATATTTATGAACACCCATACAACTATAATAATAAACTGAATTTCtgcaataattataaaaaaaatatatcatcaatTAGTGtatcattgttttaaaaaaaagtcatattgaatggttgaatttttaaaaacactttGTACTTTGTGATCCAAACAAGTCTTCCAACTGATGTTATATAAACACATTGTAAAATAGATTTCTGTAGGACGGCGACCAAACTTATTTATATCCAGCAGTAAGTTTAAATGTTTGATGAGTAGTAGAAAACCAAAGTTTTGATGTAGGCGAATAACATCTGAAATGGATTTACATTTCACAAACGGCTGCTACCATCAATCCTGAGAAAAGAAAAGCagaaataatgtaaaacatttaattatattCTTAATCATAATTTATGTCTTTTACTCATTTCATATGATTAACAAAAGACAAACTGATATCAAGATAAATAACAAACACTAAAACAggacataaaacaaaacaaacataccacgattgttgttatttatgtaggCTAATGTGAGAGTAACTCCTCCTGTTTGCCCCCTTTTTAATGCCTCGTTCACACggacatttaattcgaattgaattcgaAACGAAGGCGAATCGAATACGCAAATcgcgttcacacactcttcATTTTTAATTCGAATTATCTAATTCGCATTAAAAATACGCTTTTGTGAatacgaattaaaagttaacatCGTTTGGACAGTAAAGCAAATTTGACACCGCATTGtaattcgaattagaattgaAGTTTTAATCAAGTGATCGACGGATTAAAACTTAATCCtccatttaatttaaaaaagaatgatacataaatatcatttcttcttttaaaattcGATTATGTGTTGTCTTCCTTTAAAAGTCTACTGTTTGGTCAGTATAATAATATGCAATTCGTCGTCTATTTCGTCTATTCGGATAACTCTTCTTATTCATGAagtaaataaactttaaaacttGTTGAATGTTTTACGACATacagaattttgtctacaaaaacaAGTGCAACGGCATTTTCCCGCACTGCAATGAGGAGAAAACATACATACCTAAATACacaaccatatttttttttatatattgctgTCTTCTTCTAATTTGAAATCTATTTGTTTGTATCTTCTGTGTAAAGGTGTATTTTCGTGTTGAAACCTAGACATATTTCCCTGTAAAATAAACCAATGTGTTACATATGAATTGTGTTGGTAATATTCAAACTTATGGTTGATTGGAAgtgaatttgataaaataatttaacCCCCCCTTTTCAATACAAACTTGACATCTATGAGTCAGAGTATTATTAGGGACAATTCCATGAAtctgatcaatactagtacaCACAATTTCACTTAGATTACTACATTATAACGATCAGcattaatttaatcaaaatagtAGTTACATAGTTCAATTTcagaataaaacattttgaaaatgtatttcttgCAAAACGTTGTTTTACCTTGAATATAAAACTTGATACATTAAAGAGTATTTATAATCCaccattaaaatcaaaataaaaccaaacgTAAAACCAAGCTAGAATATGCTCGCATAGTCACATTTTCTTGATCGGTCATCTGTAAAATCTGAGTGAAACCcgaattttaaatataaaaaaatatatatatgttcatgatattaaacttattaaaatgtcacatcaatttataataagcaaataaaatgaggtcaaagtcataTCAAACAAACTGGAAAtatatgtacaccttacaatcattccatacaccgaatatgctttaaatatagATGACATTTTGCACATtgaaaaaagaaactaaacagaaaaacttaaaatcaataaatgaaccatgaaaataaagcCAAGGTCAAATGAACGCCGCCAGACAGATATGTACACAAAACAATCATTACTTgttttaaatatagttgaccttttgctaattatatataagaaacAACCTAAACtatgaaaacttaaaattgaccaattaaaccatgaaaatgaagtcaaagTCATGGTAATTGCTGacagacatttttttgttatttttttttatataaataaggccgtttgttttctcgttttaattgttttacattttcattttgatgtcttttatagctgaaaatgcggtatgggctttgctcattgttgaaggctgttcggtgacccatagttgttaatttctgtgtcattttggtctcttgtggagagttggcTCATTGGCTCATTGGCTTTCTGCGACTAAAGTTGCAAGATCGACAAAAAATATCTAGGTTCAAGACGGACCCACGCACATAAcggaaaacaaaatgtttttacgCTAGGCCAAATAACATGATGAAAGAAAAGTAATACTCCTTGGagtttgatatttgaaaaataataattttaaactgTGCATTCTTAATTATTGATATACAATGCCTCGTTTGATATTCAGTGTTTCAAATCTTTACTTACAGTTGACTGGATTCGCCTATATTTCCTTAACTCTAAAAACTCTGCAGGACCTTCATTTTCATCAGCAATATCCTCTTTTGACATACCATTTGGGTGTGAGTCATGTTTTAAATACCATGACATATTACCCtttaatgtaaatattcatgtttgatatataaattatattttctctTGAATGCCAACGCATTATGTTTTGTAAGCAATAACATTCAACTTTCACTTGAATATATTtaatcttacaaaaaaaaataaaaaaacacaaaaatactgaaccccgagggaaattcaaaaaggaaagtccaaaatcaaaaggtaaaatcaaaagtccaaacgtatcaaacgaatagataacaactgtcatattcctgacttggtacaggcattttctaatgtagaaaatggtggattgaacctggttttatagctagccaaacctctcacttgtatgacagtcgcagcaaattccattaaattgacaacaatgcatgaacaaaacaaacatactaaaagagtaaaaacgtcaaaaataggggtacatcagtcaatattgtgttatcatcttcatatcactataaaaacaacaaatgtaacgaagaagcacaaaaaaggcatacatcaaatttaacatactcattgaactgattattgattttttttcctcatttttcaaactattcatacttctttttacaaaaagcaccttaaaaatattattgtattaagatcctcagtatttaaaaaaacagagGTTTAGACAGTGTTACTCCATTGATAAGAGGtctcttttttactttttttctggaagaattaatgtaaaaaagacAATGTTAGCATTAAACAGTTTTGGCTAATCTGTTAAGATCCTTGTCTTTTTTGGTTCTCGAAACATAAAAGTTTTGGGTTATCAAAACGTTATTCTCTAGTGCACATGACAAAGGTTAATCCAGAACAATGGATTCGTCACCTTTTGTGAGttctttcttttaatatttaaaatatactcTTAATTTGGTCAATCGATTCGATCTTCGTTTACtattaaattcaacaaaatcgATTCgggttattttatatttttttaattagctTGTATGGGTAGGTATGTAATTGAGTTATTGTGTGATAGAAGAGTGATGTcataatattaaattttcacAATGTTGAACACTTGTTTGTTAAATGTTAACCAAACCATTCTTGACCGTTTAATTCCTCGTATCAGATcctcattaaaaacaaataaacaacatgtgtTTTGCTTGCGAAATGATGATCTTATTATGTATAACTATCATCGTAAAATCACAAAGACCAACAGGAAATATCTTAGTGTAAAATCGAGTTTTCACACAAGTAGTTTTCGATATGCCTTAATGCCATATGAATTCTTTCTTTTCTCATGGAAACAGGTTTGTaatgatattttatcatttcttatttatttctCTCTACTTACAGTTGAGTTGATTCTTCTGTATTTACTTTGCTGTAAAAATTCTATTGGCCCGTCATCAACAACATCCTGTATTAAAACTTAAAGTaaacatttttgcaaataatGTACAAACTATAGGCTCTAAACAGCTTTTGTTGCTCACCTGTAACGTCAACAAAGGccacattttaatataaagcaCTGCGAAACGGCAGTAAATCTATCAAGAGTAAGCTTACAATTTCAGTAATGTTTTGTAggtaaaaaaaggtttttttaaaaacttgcaTCTGAAGGTCATTGctcaacatttaaaatatttctgcTTCCTgtcatattttacttttcattgcgaatttcaagataatagaaaaaatattattcaccCATGTGTTCTATATTTACCTATGGTGACCTTGTGGGTTTGCAGAAACAACTAAATACCCGAATGATCATTTTGTTAAATCTGTTATTCAAGGGCAATATCTCATACAATAATTTTTCTAGCAGTTTTGATGCTAAAAGACGATAGGTGGAGCTAATTTTCAACCGTTGTCTATGTAtagaattctttaaaaaatggaCAAATGTTACATTTTCCCCCATGATCCAAtatttccgttgtgtcgtttgttttctcttatatttgagtgtgaattcacattactataagacatgttttgtttatgtaatatatacgtgtttctcgtttctcgttttgtttatatagattagaccgttggttttcccgtttgaatggttttacactagtaattttggggccctttatagctgttcggtgtgagccaaggctccgtgttgaaggccgtactttaacctataatggtttactctttttttaaattgttatttggatggaaagttgtctcattggcactcacaccacatcatcctatatctatgtcacggtacttttctatcccaaattcatgtatttgatttttatgttatatttgttattcttatcggattttgtctaatgcttagtacctttctgtgtgtgttacatttgaatgttgtgtcgttgttatcctcttatatttaatgcgtttctctcagttttagtttgttaccccgattatGTTTTTGTCCATCGATTAacgaattttgaacagcggtatactactgttgcactTATTTAGCCGTGTCGACAATCGTGATTAGCATACACGGTCATTGAActcattttgaaaacaatatacCCCAATGACGATTACAACCAAgcttgttgtttatatttggcCCTCTGATTTaagaggagaatatttttgtaaaagttaaaaagacgacgacggacgacagacgccaagtgatgagaaaagttcACTTGGAACTTTGACCCAGGTCAGCTAAAGCAAATACTATTAGCACCTGCAATGACATatcaaacatttgtttaaacgaacttgttgaatattttgtttcagtttgatttgatagaaaaacaagtgtatcaaaaacaaaatcagaagCTTTGATCAGACATAATTTCAAATAGTAAAGTTCATATAAACGATGACCAAATACCATGATTCCAGGTACACACAGACATATACACATGACAGTGAAAATGGAATGAACTTTAAATGGACTAATACCTGGTGCACCAAAGAGATAAACATCTACTGCAATACATGGTTCATACCTCATGCAATTTCATTCATAGAAATAAGGCAACACAAGTGAGATATATTTAACCATtccaatgttaaaaatatgaaacagaAACCAGAATTTAGATAAATTGCCACTCTTGGAAATGCAAATTATGCAGTGTTGTAATGACTTGTTTTATCTGAAGGTGTAATCAGTTTGAAATCGTTTGCCTGTCATAAACTGAATACACTCAAAGAAtgagtaaataaactcatcatagataccaggactaaattaagtatatacgccagacgcacgtttcgtctacaaaagactcaccagtcaATGATAGTTTCTGTTCATTCTTTTggtaatatcaatatattatacaataaTGATGAACTTGTTCTATCGTATGATGCtattaaaacaattacatttttgatacgaatattttcaaaaacaaaaaaacagatatcaaactaaagttataaataaatacaaacaaacgaATACACTTACGTCTTCTATATCATCATCTTCAACAATTAATTCGCCAGCATCTTCCCGCTTCATCATCTTGTCTTCTGCGTCCATATCGTCAAGCCATTTGAGTTCGTTCGAGGTAAATATTCTTTCCATTCCTTTCCTTACAAAACAAGTACCCAATACCATAACAGGAAACACAATAGATATTGTTTTTATAGCTTTTATGACCCATAGTATTCCCAAacataaaatttggaaaaatgtAAATAGATGAACTCGATTGATCCTTACATGGCGAAGATACATGTGGTCTGGTTGGTATTTTGCAGGCATAAACATTATCATGATACGGTCCATTAGCTGTCAAAAATAAAAGCAGAATCAGAATCTTTAACAAGATGGAACAGCTaagcacaaaatatgttttacatgagagagagagagagagagagagagagagagagagagagagagagagagagcaaCATATTAATATGCACTCATCtattaaatttcaagttgatgtgaACACAGTAGCATATTCAACGCTCTTAAAGGTTGAACGGGTCACTGTATATGTTTACCTGTTTTTGAGAATGCATTCGCCTTCTTTGCCCTTTTAATGACGATACAACACCGCGGATTATTACCATGAGCATATTGGGAGTAAGAAgatctgattatttttttttattcagtatGTATTCACTAAATTGTTTACCTGCATTCCTCTGAGAGCTGATACTCCCATGTATAAAAATACACCATATAAAACAGGCATGGGTACACGCtgaaacaagaaataaaaaatatgataagcaAAACTAAGacttatatcaaattataaaacctatttcatttcattcatttattggtttcaaatttaaattttaagaattcTACATTGatccaaaaaataataaaaattgatagtTTGGATGACtaatttcaaatgtaataaACCCATATGGCAAAGGCTACTAACAACATGAACAAGTAATCTAGATttactgttttctttttgattttctaCGGTGTCATAATTTTTCCGATAAACATGTACTTGACTTGATATTCAtcttcaaacaaaatcaaatacaatctGAACGTTAGTTTAGCACTTACCTGTAATATTGCAGGCATGAAAACAGAACATCCATTCAACAATGCAACAATCAGAGGAGTAAGACGCTGCTCTCTACAAAACATCTATGTTTACAAAATCAAGATACTGTATTTGTAATTGCTTCAGGCTACCAAGTGTTATGAACAAATTTGACAAGTTAATTAACGAAATACAAGTTAACAAATCCAGTCacacattttatttaacattactgtctaaataaaatgtttgatgatACGATTcctattaaaatttgtaatggaAGGGTCACTCTTAATAGGGAATTGGTCTTGCATGTGATCCTTATTAATATGGTGTTTATTAGGTAGACCCTTCTGGTTAAGTTTAATATTTGAGAAGATTCATTATGCAACAATGTCTGTTTGCTTTCGAATATGGTATGAAATGGATCTGATAAACATTGTTTCCtcgaattttttgtttttattcatgtatataaataagtaaaGATATAATTATACGTTTTAGAGGCAACATTATTTCTGGTTAATTTTAATCTGTACACACCTACAACCAAGGAATACTGGTTTCTCACCGGGTGCAGTACATTCAGATTCCATTTTAAGACTGTTAACATGTGCCATTGATCGGACTGTAGCAGCAACATACCAAGGCAGACCGAAAAACGAGCATACCACAATGCAGAACGTTGTTACTGTCAAATCTAAATGGTAACCACAACCTTTCTGTATGGGAAAAGTAAAGGTTCAACTCCTGTCGTTAATAATTTGTGTGAATACAAATCAATAAAGGACGAAAAAGAAATGagggttttctttttttcaaggTAATAACTattcaactttaaaataaagcaaGTATGAGTGGAGCTGAGTTTTTATTCTCTATGTCGCTGCAATGCTTGATTAAATAGCCATATTCTTATGCAATTATCGAATCTATATTAAAAAGCAAACATTATCTCCATTTTGTCATAATTAACAACATATTACAAATTGAAAAGCAATGGTCGAATAAATCTTAAGTAATTGCTCTGAAATGTTTGCTGCCCTTGCTGGCTGCCATACTTCACATTTTAAATAACAGGATTTTTCTTCTGTGACCTCGTTTTTCTTAATGACTGTTTCAGTTCGATTTTTCTGAAGATAACTCTAAAGCTTTTTGCGAGATTCAGAGAAAAACACAGTGAATGAACcctttgttttgtaatgtaacTAAAACTAACTGAATCCAAAAAGCAGTATACCATTGTATCACCTCGTGACCTCGTTTTTCTTAATGACTGTTTCAGTTCGATTTTTCTGAAGATCACTCTAAAGCTTTTTGCGAGATTCAGAGAAAAACACAGTGAATGAACcctttgttttgtaatgtaacTAAAACTCACTGAATCCAAAAAGCAGTATACCATTTTCACGTTCAACAATGTTGTTTATAGGCCTCAGTTCAACCAATAAAGGAAAGGACCGACACGGAAATCTAACCTTGAGTTTGTTTTCCTTTCTATTGATTATGACTGCTGTAATTTGTTGGTCCATGAAAATCAGTATTACAGCCACAACCGCTGGTAGAGATGCAGCTATCATTGTCCACCAGGGATTAGCAGAACTGTATGGGCTTGTAAACCATGGCCGTGTAGGGTCAGAGggctaaaataaatttgatggTTAAAACTCGGAGCGATATTGTAATTAAAGGTAGTCACTTTAAAGTTGATTTTGAAAGCTTacaaaaattgattaaatgATGATCTTTTGTAAAACAAGTAACAGAACTTAAACTAATTAAACTCTTTTATAGTAAAGAAACATTGGAAACAAACCTGTATTTTATCTGGAACTTTTAGCTTCGGAGTTGGAACTCCCAGTAGCACATCAACTAGCACCATCAAACAAATTGCGATGAAGACTGCAAAGTCTCCTAAAGTCTGACGTACCTACGAATtgaaatatcattgatattcaatcgaaatgctgtgaatactacataaaattgagaatggaaattgggaatgtgtcaaagaaagtTCTGCTCTAAAGATCttaatttttcttaaacaaatgttttaatagaaTAATCTGTatgaaatggtaaaattcaAATCTGTCATGCGGTTTCACAAAGGAAATCAGTAATTGACAACAGACAACTGATGACGGTATGTAATACTCCAGTCAAATAAATGTTTGCCAAATTATCTATTTCCAAATggtctgaagaaaaaaaaaaacataattgaaattttcaaacaatatattacggttgattttttttctaattttacgCGTACTTTTTAAATTGAGCAAATTCTATTTACAACATGAAAACGGACTTTAGTGATGAAGAAGAAAATATCATCGAGGATTTGAATAGATTTAAACTTACTATTGTCGGGAAGAATGGGCTTTTCTTCATTTTAACCAGCTCCCATGCAATTGTAAAAGTTCCAATACCAAGAATGATAGataagaaaaacacattatCATGGTAAATTGGTGTTTCACAACCGGAACCTTCCAAGATACATCCTAAATCAACACACTCCTCCTTCTTTATAATATTACAGTTAATAATAGTTGTATTCATCgttgaatttatatttacaatagaCGTTGGCATTGTTCTAACAGTTGTTATGTTTCCTGTCTGATTATTAGGAACACAGTTGCATGTATAGTCTAACGGTATGTCTGGATGTGTATTATAAAGATGTGTTCCAGCTattgagaatatttttttaaacgattCTACTATGAAAATTATGGCAATTAAGCAAGCAAAACTTTCTTCTGTAAATCTTGTTATATAACGCACAAATGCACTCAGATCAAAAGCAACAATTATCAGTAAAAATACAGCTGACCATAGACCTATCATGCATCTGAATGACAGAAAGTCCCACTCGTATTCTCTGAAAGTATAACATTATCACttaatattaaaacatcaatCTGTTTTCGTCACTAAGAAAAATTATTGCCAATTTTCATGACAAGAAATGGTGTTTTACTTTGTTTGGTGCtacttttaaacatatattatttgaatttacaACAAGAAATAAACGGCAAACAAACAGATGATAACCCAATTGGTACTATTTGCTGTACCCAATTGGCCAActtgatttgtatatataataaaagctGAATCGTCTATTACTTTCTAAAATTTCCTTTATATACTTTATGTCacatcttgattttttttcttactacAAACGCGATATAAATTTCAAACTAGGAACTAAGGAGAATAACGTGTAAATTTAAGCTTTCTCAATGCCATaactattaaaatttataaacccTGCTATCACGAATTAATAAACCGACACGAGTTGTCTGAGTCAAAATCGCAAGCAACATATTTTCTGACTCAAAGATTGATTTTAAGTTTGAACATAGGTATACTACTATTCCCTCTTGTATCTAACACTTAAGTTAAAGTATGGTATTGATTGGGGCTCAAGTTAAAATTggttttattaatgatttggtctatgtttgttttgttttgtattatgaTTGATCGACTTCTTGCCTATCCTCTATGTTTTTCAATTACAATCTGCATCTGTAAAATATATCGGATAGTTTAATGCTGTTGAGCTGTAGATTCCACATACCTACACATATCGTAGATAATTATTTCCAGAACTAATACAGGACCAGTACTACCCATTATAATAAGTGGCTGTCCACCAAATAATGCAAACGCCAGATTAACAAATGCTACAGCTAAAAGACATTCCATTGTTCCCTGTAAATGAAACCAAAATGTGAATGtctgtttaaattatttttttaatattttctttagaTATATGATGTTTTCAAAACCAATAACttcaaactattcatttattttccaaagatacaaagattttgttTCCATGTTTGGCTGCACTGTTCgaaaaatagaaaatggtggatcgTAAATGCGCCAAGGTTTTTCGAAATTCTTAATGTTCTAAAAATGCACAAGATTGTCACAGATTGACAATATCTAAGACAAAACATACGCTGACTTTGAAACCATATATGCGCTATTGTTGAAGAAATTTGCTTGACCTAGAATTAATGAAGTGGATATCATTTCAGAACtaaattgaagatttttcactttcattataaAGTTGTAATGAAAGCCGATATTTCGCCAAAGTGAACCTTGTTCTAAAACTTAAGCAGATACTTTCCGtatcaaaacaatgtttttcCTTAAACTTACCATATGCTGGTCTGTTTCCACACCCAGTAAAGCTCCAAATGTAATGTTAGGTGTCAGTGTAGCTAGATACATGAATAGTATAGCACCGATACACTGTATATGTAAACCATCCTTAAAGTCACTGATGTAAaaaggaactttccgttttacATCTTTAATAAGACCTCCAAATAATCTACAAAAATGGCATCTTTAAGAAGATCTCCAAATAATCTACAAAAATTGCATCTTGAATTAGACATTAAAATCgtctacaaaaatgacaaagttaTTGTCTAAAGTATAACACAGACAACATAAAGTGGTTGATCAAAATTATAACACATTCCATCTCTGAAACTCATTAAATGCTTTGTTTGCGGATTTTATTAGCATTAaaatttttttccatattaaaaACCATATTACTTTACTTTGTCTTTccttgtttttgtaaaaaataaaaattgtgatGTTACTGCAAAAATAGATATCACAAATTAAACTCTGATTATATCAAACTATCGATATACCTCCCCGTTCGAACAAGTGTATCATCATCTTCATCATCATTCTCTTCAGACGCCAAGTCGGACTTTTGGGAAACCAATTTTCGTCTTTCCTGTATAATTTAAGATAAGTCTAAAATATCTAGACTGTTTAATgacaaatcatttttaaaacattgtctATTTATTTCATGATATAGCAAAAATCACCCATGATTCAGATTATTAAATAACATTATGAAGTTATATATAAGTTTCCGTTCTGATTTCATCTTCCATCTACACAAAGTTCAACCATTCCCATACCCAACAACTAGGTCAAAAAAATTTGGTGAGTTGATAagaattattatatacatgtatcattataGTAACAATGAGCTTCACAAACCTGAGATGGTACTGTGTTAGGCGGTTCTAAGCGGACATCAGGATCCCATTGACCAGGGGGAAGAACTGTCAGTTGGTCTAAATATTCGTCAAATCCATGCATTATATCTTCTCGTGATTTTGCTTTGTATGCAACCTCACTGAAAATCtgtaaattattcaaaataaattttgaagtttACAACCGAAGgagacaaaaaatgattttaatattcagATCAGAAAGCTGTTGGTTc
This is a stretch of genomic DNA from Mytilus trossulus isolate FHL-02 chromosome 6, PNRI_Mtr1.1.1.hap1, whole genome shotgun sequence. It encodes these proteins:
- the LOC134720961 gene encoding electrogenic sodium bicarbonate cotransporter 1-like, coding for MRRSSRSDGSPAGDAISHREHIRNITGLVLDLITENDEETPVVFCQLDTLTMKDQEVIWMESARWVKYEEDVEENGKRWSKPHVASVTLHYVLELKTQMSTGAIILEADVRSLPQLADLICEELSKMKTITNNMNQKIRSTLLARHDHHQKRKYRDKKMNSNIITQCKMPKTTSHAEFLGIRLRHKEDGNDVSNSDFQDSSPLVKPNTPFAKKIPEGAEVANVWVGELEDLKKPVTVFIRLTKPRFIGDLSEVALPTRFIFLHLTPPSVPSYIFEIGRAISNMMVDEIFSEVAYKAKSREDIMHGFDEYLDQLTVLPPGQWDPDVRLEPPNTVPSQERRKLVSQKSDLASEENDDEDDDTLVRTGRLFGGLIKDVKRKVPFYISDFKDGLHIQCIGAILFMYLATLTPNITFGALLGVETDQHMGTMECLLAVAFVNLAFALFGGQPLIIMGSTGPVLVLEIIIYDMCREYEWDFLSFRCMIGLWSAVFLLIIVAFDLSAFVRYITRFTEESFACLIAIIFIVESFKKIFSIAGTHLYNTHPDIPLDYTCNCVPNNQTGNITTVRTMPTSIVNINSTMNTTIINCNIIKKEECVDLGCILEGSGCETPIYHDNVFFLSIILGIGTFTIAWELVKMKKSPFFPTIVRQTLGDFAVFIAICLMVLVDVLLGVPTPKLKVPDKIQPSDPTRPWFTSPYSSANPWWTMIAASLPAVVAVILIFMDQQITAVIINRKENKLKKGCGYHLDLTVTTFCIVVCSFFGLPWYVAATVRSMAHVNSLKMESECTAPGEKPVFLGCREQRLTPLIVALLNGCSVFMPAILQRVPMPVLYGVFLYMGVSALRGMQLMDRIMIMFMPAKYQPDHMYLRHVRINRVHLFTFFQILCLGILWVIKAIKTISIVFPVMVLGTCFVRKGMERIFTSNELKWLDDMDAEDKMMKREDAGELIVEDDDIEDDVVDDGPIEFLQQSKYRRINSTGNMSWYLKHDSHPNGMSKEDIADENEGPAEFLELRKYRRIQSTGNMSRFQHENTPLHRRYKQIDFKLEEDSNI